The sequence below is a genomic window from Elusimicrobiota bacterium.
TCAACGCTGCGTGGCCGTCATGCAAAGCGCCCATTGTGGGTATAACACCGATTGTTTTTCCGGTGGAAGCCAACCGGCGTGAAATGTTCTGTATCTCGCGGCAGGTGCGGAGTATCTTCATGTATTTTCAACCCCGTACTTCACAACCTTTTGTGTTTTATCAGGTATTTGTAATAACTCATTAATATCCTTCCCTGTTATAGGATGAACAAACTGTGGTTCAATTTCCCCAAGGGGTACTAAAACAAACCGGCGTGATACCGCGCCGGGGTGCGGGATAATAAGGTTCTCGTCTTCCACCTGTAGGTTGTCATAAAACAAAATGTCGATATCAATCATCCTTGGGCCCCAATGCTGGCTCCGCAAACGGCCAAGCCTTACTTCAATTGCTTGACATAACTTCAGTAACCTCTGCGGTGCGTGTAATGAAGATATTTTTATGACAATATTAAGAAACGCAGGTTGTAACAATACCTTCCCTACGGGCGAAGTTTCGTATACTGACGATTGTTTTAGTATAGAAATCCCGCGGGTATTGCTCAACGCTTGTACTGCGGCAATAATATTTTTATCGCGATAACCAAGGTTTGACCCCAGGCTTAGATAAATTTCATGCATATTTAGAGTTTAATCTCGGACATACGTTTTAATGCTTCCATAATTTTTTCTATCGGTACAGTTAATGCGAAGCGTACATACCCTTCACCGCTGGGCCCGAACCCAACACCCGGTGTGCAAACAATCCCGGCATCATCCAAGAGTTTTCCGACAAACGCTGCGGAACTATAGTTTCTTGGGCATTTACACCACACATAAAACGTTGCCATCGGCAGTTTAGCTGACCACCCAAGGCCATTAAGGCCTTTTATAAAAATGTCACGGCGTTCACGGTATGTTTTCCGC
It includes:
- the folK gene encoding 2-amino-4-hydroxy-6-hydroxymethyldihydropteridine diphosphokinase, whose product is MHEIYLSLGSNLGYRDKNIIAAVQALSNTRGISILKQSSVYETSPVGKVLLQPAFLNIVIKISSLHAPQRLLKLCQAIEVRLGRLRSQHWGPRMIDIDILFYDNLQVEDENLIIPHPGAVSRRFVLVPLGEIEPQFVHPITGKDINELLQIPDKTQKVVKYGVENT